One part of the Musa acuminata AAA Group cultivar baxijiao chromosome BXJ1-5, Cavendish_Baxijiao_AAA, whole genome shotgun sequence genome encodes these proteins:
- the LOC135672943 gene encoding transcription factor UNE12-like isoform X3 encodes MADVDERDTFPSAGLFAPGFGHIQSHQMRPNPPPPQAFHGQAKQGGVAAFPQPPAPRPKVRARRGQATDPHSIAERLRRERIAERIRALQELVPNTNKTDRAAMLDEILDYVKFLRLQVKVLSMSRLGGAGAVAQLIADIPLAVEGEAGKGGTNQQVWEKWSTDGTERQVAKLMEEDIGAAMQFLQSKALCMMPISLAMAIYDAHQPDAQPVKPEPDTPS; translated from the exons ATGGCGGATGTTGAT GAGAGGGATACGTTTCCGTCGGCGGGATTGTTTGCTCCGGGGTTCGGCCACATCCAGTCCCATCAAATGCGACctaatcctcctcctcctcag GCTTTCCATGGTCAAGCCAAGCAAGGTGGAGTTGCAGCCTTTCCACAACCTCCAGCTCCACGACCAAAGGTGCGGGCAAGGCGTGGCCAGGCCACTGATCCTCATAGCATTGCTGAGCGA TTACGTAGAGAAAGAATAGCGGAAAGAATTAGAGCGTTGCAGGAATTGGTACCCAACACTAACAAG ACAGATAGAGCGGCCATGCTTGATGAGATTCTAGACTATGTGAAGTTTTTGAGGTTGCAAGTGAAG GTACTAAGCATGAGCAGGCTCGGCGGTGCTGGTGCTGTGGCACAGCTGATTGCTGATATTCCCCTGGCAGTTGAG GGAGAGGCAGGCAAGGGCGGTACCAACCAACAGGTGTGGGAGAAGTGGTCGACAGATGGCACAGAACGGCAAGTAGCAAAGCTTATGGAGGAAGATATTGGAGCGGCAATGCAGTTCCTTCAGTCCAAGGCTCTCTGCATGATGCCGATTTCACTGGCCATGGCAATCTATGACGCACACCAGCCTGATGCCCAACCAGTCAAGCCTGAACCCGACACCCCTTCATAA